One part of the Amphiura filiformis chromosome 5, Afil_fr2py, whole genome shotgun sequence genome encodes these proteins:
- the LOC140153558 gene encoding tRNA (guanine(37)-N(1))-methyltransferase-like, translating to MFAGVGPFAIPAAKRKCTVVANDLNPESYKWLTHNAKLNKVQNRVRTCNMDARQFVVDVVKDDLIAVGKKCRDGNKFNTHVVMNLPSIAIEFLDVFCNLLKDVPVDLRPYIPLPMMHCHCFSKADDMRQDVCDRIKEVLHHKDIDNIMVHDVRDVAPNKEMFCATFRLPHDVAFAIDVKDESSPSEPDSKKQRYE from the exons ATGTTTGCTGGAGTTGGGCCTTTTGCCATTCCTGCTGCCAAGCGCAAATGCACAGTTGTCGCAAACGATCTCAACCCAGAGTCCTACAAGTGGCTAACTCATAATGCAAAACTGAACAAAGTCCAGAACAGAGTTAGGACTTGCAATATGGATGCCCGACAATTTGTCGTAGATGTGGTGAAGGATGACTTGATTGCCGTTGGCAAGAAGTGCAGGGATGGTAATAAATTCAACACTCATGTTGTTATGAATTTGCCATCCATTGCTATTGAATTCCTGGACGTGTTTTGCAATCTTTTGAAAGACGTTCCTGTTGACCTCCGACCTTACATTccacttcccatgatgcattgccaCTGTTTCTCTAAAGCAGACGATATGAGGCAAGATGTTTGTGATAGGATTAAGGAGGTACTCCACCACAAGGACATAGACAATATTATGGTACATGATGTAAGAGATGTGGCACCCAACAAGGAGATGTTTTGTGCAACCTTTAGGCTCCCTCATGATGTTGCATTTGCTATTGATGTTAAAG ACGAATCATCTCCTTCTGAACCAGATTCCAAGAAGCAACGATACGAGTGA
- the LOC140153561 gene encoding CDK-activating kinase assembly factor MAT1-like: MDDMEQCCPHCKTTKYRNPSLKLLVNICGHSLCENCVEKLFFRGSGSCPECGTALRRNQYRLQLFEDPGVEKEVDIRRTILKDFNKQEEDFASLQEYNDYLEEIEVIIFNLTNSVDVEATKKKLENHRKENKEMIKKNMHRQSQDQKYLNGLLLEEKKVEKDKRDEIQFAEKQAKNQKKINKEALLDELMFSDMPADQVIASHTAHQQDAPTYNPNAKKAPGTSSSMGLKVGVGYQQESFLPVPKVQEIPYEYRKTETETYGPPAPSPEELESIGYNKHVRAASPQGLGGGYSHNIACFRALQEAFSGLVFSAKNVNDVSLMETS; encoded by the exons ATGGACGACATGGAGCAATGCTGTCCGCATTGCAAGACTACTAAATATAGGAACCCGTCGCTAAAACTACTTGTCAACATCTGCGGACACTCACT ATGTGAAAACTGTGTAGAGAAGCTTTTCTTCCGTGGTTCAGGATCTTGTCCAGAGTGTGGTACAGCTTTACGTAGGAATCAGTACAGATTACAGCTCTTTGAGGACCCTGGTGTAGAGAAAGAAGTTGACATACGGCGTACTATTCTCAAAGA TTTCAATAAACAAGAAGAAGACTTTGCTAGCCTTCAGGAATATAATGACTATTTAGAGGAGATCGAAGTCATAA TTTTTAATTTAACAAACAGCGTTGATGTGGAAGCCACAAAGAAAAAATTAGAAAACCACCGTAAAGAGAATAAGGAAATGATAAAGAAGAATATGCACAGACAA AGTCAGGATCAAAAGTATCTCAACGGTTTATTACTAGAAGAAAAGAAAGTGGAGAAGGACAAGCGGGATGAGATTCAATTTGCAGAGAAACAAGCTAAAAACCAAAAGAAAATCAACAAAGAAGCTTTATTAGATGAATTG ATGTTTTCTGACATGCCTGCTGATCAGGTTATAGCAAGTCACACAGCACACCAGCAAGATGCTCCAACATACAATCCTAATGCAAAGAAAGCACCTGGAACCAGTTCTTCAATGGGTCTTAAAGTG GGTGTAGGCTATCAACAGGAGTCATTCCTTCCTGTTCCAAAGGTGCAAGAAATTCCTTATGAATATAGGAAGACAGAAACAGAGACATATGGACCACCAGCTCCATCACCAGAGGAATTGGAATCAATTGG GTACAACAAGCATGTGCGAGCAGCATCACCACAAGGTCTAGGCGGAGGCTATTCTCACAACATTGCATGTTTCAGGGCATTGCAAGAAGCATTCTCAGGATTAGTATTCTCAGCTAAAAATGTTAACGATGTCTCACTCATGGAGACAAGTTGA